A region of Vigna radiata var. radiata cultivar VC1973A chromosome 10, Vradiata_ver6, whole genome shotgun sequence DNA encodes the following proteins:
- the LOC106775181 gene encoding phytolongin Phyl2.2, with the protein MISNPELIHYACIARSDTILAQHQSDKEPNMEALAAQCLAQAPPNHTLYSHTVNNRTYTFLIDPPFIFFLISHHTLLKSQTLPFLHRIRSSFRQTLPSSLQSHHHFTPLSFQPQFYSIFDHALTNHSHDRALRSEPPLNPPPQGLKKKKRPNDAPATLDVSDDVSLSPLKHQPHDRHTKAKHVWKKHVWVLLLLDLFVCAVLFLIWLWVCSGFKCMTY; encoded by the coding sequence ATGATTTCCAATCCCGAATTGATCCACTACGCCTGCATTGCTCGATCGGACACCATTCTGGCCCAGCACCAGAGCGACAAGGAGCCGAACATGGAAGCCCTTGCGGCCCAATGCCTGGCCCAAGCCCCGCCCAACCACACCCTCTACTCCCACACCGTCAACAACCGCACCTACACCTTCCTCATCGACCCtcccttcatcttcttcctcatctcCCACCACACCCTCCTCAAATCCCAAACCCTCCCTTTCCTCCACCGCATCCGCTCCTCCTTCCGCCAAACCCTACCCTCCTCCCTTCAATCCCACCACCACTTCACCCCTCTTTCCTTTCAGCCCCAATTTTATTCCATCTTCGACCACGCCCTCACCAACCATTCCCATGACCGCGCCCTCAGATCGGAACCCCCACTCAACCCTCCTCCTCAGGGcctcaagaagaagaagaggccCAACGATGCCCCCGCCACGCTCGATGTCTCCGACGACGTTTCCCTCTCTCCTCTCAAGCACCAGCCCCACGATCGCCACACCAAGGCCAAACACGTCTGGAAGAAACACGTTTGGGTCCTCCTCCTCCTCGATTTGTTCGTCTGTGCCGTCCTCTTCCTCATCTGGTTGTGGGTCTGTAGTGGCTTCAAGTGCATGACTTATTGA